A window of the Erpetoichthys calabaricus chromosome 10, fErpCal1.3, whole genome shotgun sequence genome harbors these coding sequences:
- the LOC114659693 gene encoding histone H2B type 2-E-like codes for MPEPKSAPAPKKGSKKAVSKSQAKGGKKRKRSRKESYAIYVYKVLKQVHPDTGISSKAMGIMNSFVNDIFERIAGEASRLVHYNKRSTISSREIQTAVRLLLPGELAKHAVSEGTKAVTKYTSSK; via the coding sequence ATGCCTGAACCGAAATCGGCACCCGCACCCAAGAAAGGCTCCAAAAAAGCTGTTtcgaaaagccaagcaaaaggcGGAAAGAAGCGTAAGAGGAGTAGGAAGGAAAGTTATGCCATTTACGTGTACAAGGTGCTTAAGCAAGTCCATCCCGACACGGGGATTTCTTCTAAGGCGATGGGAATCATGAATTCGTTCGTCAATGATATCTTCGAGCGTATTGCTGGTGAGGCTTCTCGTCTAGTGCACTACAATAAGCGCTCCACCATCTCTTCTCGGGAGATCCAGACTGCCGTTAGGCTTCTCCTTCCCGGAGAGTTGGCTAAACACGCCGTGTCCGAGGGCACCAAGGCAGTTACCAAGTACACTAGCTCTAAGTAA